A stretch of Coccidioides posadasii str. Silveira chromosome 2, complete sequence DNA encodes these proteins:
- the NOG1 gene encoding Nucleolar GTP-binding protein 1 (BUSCO:138695at4751~EggNog:ENOG410PFNA~COG:S~BUSCO:3431at33183), whose translation MKTTWKDIQPVPTSQEFLDIVLSRTQRRLPTQIRAGFKISRIRAFYTRKVKYTQETFCEKFQAILDGFPRLQDIHPFHKDLLNTLYDADHFRIALGQLSTAKRLVETVSRDYVRLIKYAQSLFQCKQLKRAALGRMATICKRLKDPLLYLEQVRQHLGRLPSIDPNTRTLLICGYPNVGKSSFLKSITRADVDVQPYAFTTKSLFVGHFDYKYLRFQAIDTPGILDHPLEEMNTIEMQSITAIAHLRSAILYFMDLSEQCGYSVSDQIKLFNSIKPLFSNKLVFIVVNKIDVMRPEDLDPATKEELDKLLTISGVEMLQLSCTTTEGVTAVKNAACDRLIAERVAQKLKTGTNGSGTPSGRLGDVLARIHVAQPLGGVRETFIPDAVQNLKKYDKNDPERRKLERDIEVENGGAGVYNVDLKKNYTLADSDWNHDKIPEVWNGKNIYDFVDPDIEEKLRQLEEEEEKLEAEGYYDSDESIEEAEDAEIRMKADLIREKRVLLRNDAKMRKSLKNRALIPRSAKAKKLSEMEAHLDSIGYDATASSARAREQPRGRTTTRSEADFNEDAMDIDTADDPRQAALQRAKSRARSQAATNRLVDGVTSTTARSKAERLTKLGQKKMNRMARQGEADRHTVASLPKHLFSGKRTVGKTQRR comes from the exons ATGAAGACGACGTGGAAGGAT ATCCAACCTGTGCCTACAAGCCAGGAGTTTCTCGACATCGTCCTTAGTAGAACACAGAGACGACTGCCGACGCAGATCAGGGCAGGGTTCAAGATTAGTCGTATTAGAG CATTCTACACCCGAAAGGTTAAATATACCCAAGAGACATTTTGCGAGAAGTTCCAGGCTATTTTGGATGGATTTCCGAGGTTGCAGGATATTCACCCCTTCC ATAAGGATCTGTTGAACACTCTTTACGATGCGGATCATTTTAGAATTGCGCTCGGCCAGCTGTCGACGGCGAAGCGTTTGGTAGAAACTGTCTCTCGAGATTACGTCCGCCTCATCAAATATGCCCAGTCTTTGTTCCAGTGCAAGCAGCTGAAGCGAGCTGCCTTAGGCCGCATGGCCACCATCTGCAAGAGGTTGAAGGACCCACTGCTGTACTTGGAACAAGTGCGACAGCATCTTGGTCGTTTACCATCAATCGATCCCAATACCAGGACGCTTCTTATCTGCGGATATCCCAACGTCGGGAAGTCGAGTTTCCTGAAGAGCATCACAAGGGCGGACGTCGATGTACAGCCGTACGCCTTCACAACCAAGAGCTTGTTTGTCGGCCATTTTGATTATAAGTATCTTCGATTCCAGGCGATCGACACCCCCGGTATCTTAGATCACCCTCTCGAAGAAATGAATACCATCGAGATGCAGTCGATCACGGCCATTGCGCACTTGAGATCTGCGATCCTCTACTTTATGGATTTGTCCGAGCAGTGTGGATATTCGGTGTCTGACCAGATTAAGCTATTCAACAGCATTAAACCGTTGTTCTCGAATAAACTGGTTTTCATCGTCGTGAACAAGATCGATGTGATGCGGCCTGAGGATCTGGATCCGGCAACTAAGGAAGAGCTGGACAAGCTGCTGACGATCAGCGGTGTTGAGATGCTTCAGCTCTCATGCACTACTACAGAGGGTGTAACGGCAGTCAAAAACGCTGCGTGTGACAGGTTGATTGCTGAAAGGGTGGCGCAGAAGCTGAAGACGGGGACTAACGGCTCCGGTACACCAAGTGGGAGACTTGGTGATGTTCTGGCGCGCATTCACGTTGCTCAGCCTTTGGGCGGCGTTCGCGAGACATTTATCCCAGACGCTGTCCAGAACCTCAAGAAATACGATAAAAATGACCCAGAAAGACGGAAACTTGAACGGGATATCGAGGTTGAGAACGGTGGTGCTGGTGTGTATAACGTTGACTTGAAGAAGAATTACACACTTGCCGACAGCGACTGGAACCACGACAAGATTCCAGAAGTGTGGAACGGAAAGAACATCTATGACTTTGTGGACCCTGATATCGAAGAGAAACTCCGACAgctggaggaagaggaggagaaatTGGAGGCAGAAGGATACTACGATTCAGATGAGAGTATCGAAGAGGCGGAGGATGCGGAGATCCGTATGAAGGCCGATCTAATCCGAGAGAAGAGAGTACTTTTGCGCAACGATGCCAAAATGCGAAAATCTCTCAAAAACCGTGCGCTCATCCCCCGAAGCGCCAAGGCCAAGAAGTTGTCCGAAATGGAAGCTCATCTCGATTCGATCGGCTACGACGCTACTGCATCATCCGCTCGTGCGCGGGAACAGCCTCGTGGTCGTACTACAACCCGCAGCGAGGCTGACTTCAATGAAGACGCGATGGACATCGATACAGCGGATGATCCTCGCCAGGCTGCCCTGCAAAGAGCAAAGAGTCGAGCCCGCAGCCAAGCGGCCACCAATCGTCTTGTGGATGGTGTCACTAGCACTACGGCTAGATCGAAGGCAGAGCGGTTAACGAAATTGGgccagaagaagatgaatcGGATGGCGAGACAAGGAGAAGCTGATCGTCATACTGTTGCTTCTCTGCCGAAACATTTG TTTTCCGGTAAACGTACTGTCGGCAAAACGCAGCGACGTTAA
- the NPC2 gene encoding Phosphatidylglycerol/phosphatidylinositol transfer protein (SECRETED:SignalP(1-20)~EggNog:ENOG410PQD6~COG:U~BUSCO:14881at33183), whose translation MKVSSAAAFLTLLFSPVALAAPSLALWKDQSPIQIDDDLSVPGENPLSFCSSPATDILTIERVDLFPNPPLPGKTLTIKASGTFSKQVDRGAKVLLQVKYGLIRLINQTADLCDQIENVDLHCPLEKGKMTFTKNIDLPKEIPPGTYTVNADVLTKDDEKVTCLHAAVTFEFGR comes from the exons ATGAAGGTCTCCAGCGCTGCCGCGTTTCTTactctcctcttctccccGGTCGCTCTGGCGGCGCCTTCTCTTGCCCTGTGGAAAGACCAGTCACCTATCCAGATTGACGATGACCTCTCGGTTCCTGGAGAGAATCCCTTAAGCTTCTGCTCTTCCCCCGCAACTGATATCCTGACCATCGAGCGTGTGGACCTGTTCCCAAATCCTCCACTTCC AGGCAAGACTCTCACCATCAAGGCTAGCGGTACCTTCTCCAAGCAGGTCGACAGGGGCGCAAAGGTCCTGCTCCAGGTGAAATACGGCCTTATCCGATTGATCAACCAGACCGCAGATCTGTGTGATCAAATTGAGAACGTTGATCTCCACTGCCCTCTCGAGAAAGGAAAGATGACCTTCACCAAAAACATCGATCTTCCAAAGGAAATTCCACCA GGCACATACACCGTCAATGCTGATGTTCTCACGAAGGACGATGAGAAAGTTACTTGTCTCCATGCTGCTGTTACCTTTGAATTTGGACGCTAA
- the DDI1_2 gene encoding DNA damage-inducible protein 1 (EggNog:ENOG410PI87~COG:L) yields MTRTEVTGLEETCEMNATHFQRAGSRNLRQDYRMACVTGSEKQKREAGMQRAAQTGDARKSGKEEIAADKPATHSSHSGNLPVVCGRRDHHVTACTAERSFRLFAADISCSRLQCSEEAAGQDELLCSEELGV; encoded by the coding sequence ATGACTAGGACTGAGGTCACTGGCTTGGAAGAGACTTGCGAGATGAATGCTACCCATTTTCAAAGGGCTGGTAGTAGGAATTTGCGCCAAGATTATAGAATGGCCTGTGTAACAGGCAGCGAAAAGCAGAAGAGAGAAGCGGGAATGCAACGGGCGGCACAGACAGGGGATGCACGCAAGTctggaaaagaagagattgcCGCTGATAAGCCTGCGACACATTCATCCCATTCTGGAAACCTTCCGGTCGTCTGCGGGAGGAGAGATCACCACGTCACGGCGTGCACAGCAGAACGCTCGTTCCGGCTATTCGCAGCCGACATTTCGTGCTCCAGGCTCCAGTGTAGCGAAGAAGCAGCAGGCCAGGACGAGTTATTATGTAGTGAGGAATTGGGCGTGTAA
- a CDS encoding uncharacterized protein (EggNog:ENOG410PJFM~COG:K): MATGTSPMADVHIEPEVGSSPPQSRIIPSASSTSVSVQPIPIQQSRLEERSAIAQADGLMNHTAGHTDGVFEADDDDFVAVDHDDVADSTWYFRQPTLPKPTQLDELHPFVQILSVSNADECVQVESAFPENERCSREKILYRLTKCPELSLGVFSRPRIAPHQESPKATLVAHILATRTPAPAVTDASMELPENWRHRSSTLPNASGVEPLGHQDQGSTIAIHSLAVVPEHQGKGLGKTLMKAYIQRIRDAKIADRIALLSHDHLVPFYTSLGFKNCGPSECTFGGGGWHSLILEF, translated from the exons ATGGCGACGGGCACCTCTCCTATGGCTGATGTTCATATTGAACCCGAAGTTGGatcttctcctcctcaaaGCCGTATAATTCCCAGTGCAAGCTCAACCTCTGTCTCAGTGCAGCCGATACCAATCCAGCAATCAAGGCTTGAGGAGCGTTCCGCCATTGCCCAGGCTGATGGACTCATGAATCATACCGCGGGTCATACTGATGGAGTATTTGAAGCTGATGACGATGACTTCGTGGCTGTAGACCATGACGACGTTGCGGATTCCACCTGGTATTTCCGTCAGCCGACTCTTCCAAAGCCAACGCAGCTCGATGAACTTCATCCGTTCGTGCAGATACTGTCGGTATCAAATGCAGATGAGTGCGTGCAAGTTGAATCGGCCTTTCCGGAAAATGAAAGGTGCTCGAGAGAGAAG ATCCTTTATCGTCTCACTAAGTGTCCCGAACTCTCGCTTGGAGTCTTTTCGCGCCCGCGAATCGCGCCCCATCAGGAGAGTCCTAAAGCTACCCTCGTTGCCCATATTCTTGCTACAAGAACTCCGGCGCCGGCCGTAACTGACGCTTCGATGGAACTCCCAGAAAATTGGCGACATAGGTCATCGACTCTTCCCAATGCATCTGGCGTTGAGCCTTTGGGCCACCAAGATCAAGGATCAACAATCGCGATCCACTCACTTGCTGTGGTTCCAGAGCATCAGGGGAAAGGCCTCGGCAAAACATTGATGAAAGCATACATTCAGCGGATTAGGGATGCAAAAATTGCCGACCGAATCGCTCTACTCTCGCATGACCACTTAGTTCCCTTTTACACGAGCCTGGGCTTTAAGAACTGTGGACCGAGCGAGTGTACATTTGGAGGTGGTGGTTGGCACAGTTTG ATTCTTGAGTTTTAA
- a CDS encoding uncharacterized protein (EggNog:ENOG410PR5Z~COG:S~BUSCO:7710at33183), with amino-acid sequence MPDIVHPPVQLHKLEKLRRVGLLEKYSTTRHHLGFYHNVSVSAAYTLPQSPEYPLKDCIYHASRTLISEHPALSAVPVDEDTSKPYFVRLPEIDLAKSIFFDDWGCSFAPDGDNQDGEFPVESWDHKLEQFLQSQHDTPFTPGLPFWRLYILADYHDERHFVAVFVYHHGIGDGSSGKAFHATLLRALADAPSWGSKDPELVVKPPEMPLLPALESLHPLPYSLPFLLKAGLDAKLPCRRDPRLWTGGKIRLPLRTKVRMMTVSESTTTILKQLCREHGTTITAALQTLLASALFAYLPRAYTKLHCAGAVSARRWLPRDVVTDNSMGVWVLDFSEMYTRAAVTQSGSDFPWNEVQRSRKNIEHFLRRRGKNSQVALLRYVSNYHRDLCTSMIGKDRDASFEVSNLGCFRPTSSPQGLKLDENKSTDDKVCEMNGPRIGKMVFSQCANVAACAVNLSVISGGDGRLVLVFCWQESIVEPELMASVVEQMQKDISRLVKDAH; translated from the exons ATGCCTGACATTGTACACCCCCCGGTGCAATTGCATAAGCTTGAGAAGCTGCGTCGTGTTG GTCTACTGGAGAAATATTCCACGACTCGTCATCACCTAGGGTTCTATCACAATGTTTCTGTTTCGGCGGCATATACGCTTCCACAGTCCCCCGAATACCCGCTGAAAGATTGTATCTATCATGCGTCCAGGACACTGATCAGCGAGCACCCTGCGCTATCCGCAGTTCCCGTGGATGAGGACACCAGCAAACCGTACTTCGTCCGCCTGCCTGAAATCGATTTGGCCAAGTCAATTTTCTTCGACGATTGGGGCTGCAGTTTCGCTCCAGATGGTGACAATCAGGATGGAGAGTTTCCCGTCGAGTCGTGGGATCATAAATTAGAACAATTCTTACAATCGCAGCACGACACTCCTTTTACACCAGGACTGCCGTTCTGGAGGCTGTATATCCTAGCTGATTATCATGACGAACGGCACTTTGTGGCTGTGTTCGTCTATCATCATGGAATTGGAGACGGGTCATCTGGAAAGGCCTTTCATGCAACCTTGCTCCGGGCACTAGCAGATGCTCCCTCTTGGGGATCAAAGGATCCAGAACTGGTCGTGAAGCCACCCGAAATGCCACTTCTTCCTGCCCTTGAATCACTTCATCCGCTCCCGTACTCCCTTCCCTTCCTTCTAAAAGCAGGATTGGACGCCAAACTCCCGTGTAGGCGTGACCCTCGATTATGGACAGGCGGGAAAATAAGACTTCCGCTGAGGACTAAAGTGCGCATGATGACCGTTTCAGAGTCGACAACCACAATACTGAAGCAGCTCTGTCGAGAACACGGCACAACGATCACTGCAGCGCTTCAGACTCTTCTCGCGAGTGCTTTATTCGCCTACCTGCCAAGGGCATATACAAAGCTGCACTGCGCAGGTGCCGTATCCGCCAGGCGATGGCTCCCAAGAGATGTTGTCACAGACAACTCGATGGGTGTCTGGGTGCTGGATTTCTCAGAAATGTATACACGCGCGGCCGTCACCCAATCAGGATCGGACTTTCCCTGGAACGAAGTACAACGGTCAAGGAAGAACATCGAACACTTCCTCCGCCGCCGGGGTAAAAATTCTCAGGTCGCCCTTTTGAGATATGTCAGCAACTATCACCGGGATTTATGTACCAGTATGATCGGGAAGGACAGGGATGCGAGTTTTGAAGTGTCTAACCTTGGCTGCTTTAGACCTACTTCATCACCTCAAGGTCTGAAACTAGACGAAAATAAATCGACTGACGATAAAGTATGCGAGATGAATGGACCTCGGATTGGCAAGATGGTATTCAGCCAATGTGCAAACGTGGCAGCTTGCGCGGTGAATCTTTCTGTTATCAGCGGCGGAGATGGTCGCTTGGTTCTCGTGTTCTGTTGGCAAGAGAGCATCGTGGAGCCAGAATTGATGGCGTCTGTAGTAGAACAGATGCAGAAAGATATCAGCAGGCTCGTCAAAGACGCTCATTAG
- the VMA7 gene encoding H(+)-transporting V1 sector ATPase subunit F (BUSCO:483390at4751~EggNog:ENOG410PPQE~COG:C~BUSCO:15806at33183) — translation MASGPSVSKERQFLAVIGDEDSVTGLLLAGIGHVTDPPDSQRNFVVVDSKTETSAIEKAFHNFTQERKDIGVLLINQHIAERIRNSVDNFTEAFPAVLEIPSKDHPYDPEKDSVLRRVRRLFGE, via the exons ATGGCCTCAGGCCCCAGTGTCTCAAAG GAGCGCCAATTCCTCGCTGTCATAGGTGATGAAGA CTCCGTCACGGGTCTATTACTCGCCGGCATCGGT CATGTAACCGACCCTCCAGATTCCCAACGTAATTTCGTCGTCGTAGACTCGAAGACCGAGACCTCTGCCATTGAAAAAGCATTCCACAACTTCACCCAGGAACGAAAGGACATTGGTGTCTTATTAATAAATCAGCAT ATCGCGGAACGGATACGAAACAGCGTTGATAACTTCACGGAAGCATTCCCAGCGGTACTCGAAATCCCGAGCAAAGACCATCCGTATGACCCTGAGAAGGACAGTGTGCTCCGGCGCGTGAGGAGATTGTTTGGAGAGTAA
- a CDS encoding uncharacterized protein (EggNog:ENOG410PJAC~COG:S~TransMembrane:4 (i43-61o81-103i177-196o208-227i)~BUSCO:7757at33183): MPRLIRRRPFLERLKAYLNPLDFLLWLSEEFDSNDWAQWEREWAIPLGVGINCLFLLARANSRSRSQAYDDVFGENGGISWLNWLASFIVHLLALLSVLNAVYTFNRKRTYRLFEASIDNTPATPSAQRVKVASSPRSSSPLRLISNVLSSGSAESRSHPRPERDVWQIGVWDPHPLAIRLFCLFSPGHVLVYWLFLPTAPSDPRPSMTIVTTIFLATLFTVQLSTLSSSFTQQSKDSMLIHKEVLNEYDIKYVHPRTQPLMRDVATQFNTADSYQPHKDEKYNKVETYTPTVMRHGFKTNPNPNYLQHIDPESKGVQGTPRRQLFSTPRTSFSGSTKASSVQTPKYGIDSSPLISQSALRQPHFRPTPSMGDGGSLGVYSHAQSPLKRNIPTNLDQRSTHRRGDYESRDHAQSPARLPSSPLKRSSVPGGISASAAAQRWGHLATPSGRRESGRV, from the exons ATGCCCCGGCTAATCAGGCGACGACCGTTCCTCGAACGACTGAAAGCATACCTCAACCCGCTCGACTTTCTGCTGTGGTTATCGGAAGAATTTGACTCGAATGACTGGGCGCAGTGGGAAAGGGAGTGGGCTATACCGTTAGGCGTTGGCATCAACTGTCTATTTCTGCTCGCGCGTGCGAACAGTCGCAGTCGTAGCCAGGCGTACGATGATGTTTTTGGAGAAAATGGCGGCATCAGCTGGTTGAATTGGTTG GCCTCGTTTATCGTGCACCTCCTCGCTCTTCTGTCGGTCTTGAACGCAGTATACACATTCAATCGAAAGCGGACTTATCGACTATTCGAGGCATCCATCGATAATACTCCCGCAACTCCCTCTGCGCAGCGAGTCAAAGTGGCATCGTCTCCGCGCTCTTCGTCCCCATTGCGCCTCATTTCCAACGTGTTATCATCCGGTTCTGCAGAGAGCAGATCGCATCCCAGGCCAGAACGGGACGTCTGGCAAATCGGTGTCTGGGACCCTCATCCTTTGGCCATTAGGCTGTTCTGTCTGTTTAGCCCTGGGCACGTTCTTGTGTATTGGCTCTTTCTTCCCACCGCGCCGTCTGACCCCCGACCGAGCATGACTATTGTGACAACCATTTTCCTGGCCACCCTCTTCACGGTTCAGCTGTCCACCCTTTCATCTTCGTTCACGCAGCAGTCGAAGGACTCCATGTTGATACATAAAGAGGTTCTGAATGAATATGACATCAAGTATGTCCATCCACGGACACAGCCTTTGATGCGTGACGTTGCAACACAGTTCAACACCGCCGACTCGTACCAGCCTCATAAAGACGAGAAGTACAATAAAGTGGAGACGTACACACCGACTGTGATGCGTCACGGATTTAAAACTAATCCTAATCCCAATTATCTCCAACATATTGACCCCGAGTCGAAAGGTGTACAGGGTACCCCGCGCAGACAGTTATTTTCCACTCCCAGGACGTCTTTCTCTGGCTCAACGAAGGCTTCAAGCGTACAAACACCGAAGTATGGAATTGATTCTTCTCCACTGATATCGCAAAGCGCTCTTCGACAGCCACATTTCCGTCCAACGCCTAGTATGGGTGACGGCGGTAGCTTGGGTGTATATTCCCATGCGCAATCCCCattgaagagaaatatacCGACAAATTTAGACCAACGCAGTACACATCGCCGTGGTGATTATGAGAGTAGAGATCATGCCCAGAGTCCTGCGAGATTGCCCAGCAGTCCTCTGAAAAGATCCAGTGTTCCTGGGGGAATAAGCGCGTCCGCAGCCGCTCAAAGATGGGGTCACTTGGCTACTCCAAGTGGAAGAAGGGAAAGTGGCAGAGTTTGA